AATCTCGCTTTTGAGTCAGCTTAATTGCGATGAATTCAGCAGTATATTGGATTAGTGACAGTTCCGGCTGCatcaaaaggtaaacaaaccgaGAACCGAGGCAATTTTTTTGGCTTTCTAGGCGCagtcaaaaatataattttacccaaaaatgacgaacttctcgtcacagtgtcctgaacaattttcgagctcgagctgtcacagccctgcaaaATATggtggctgacatatcgggcggtcagtcaaaaaaaaagctaaaaatcgcCTGAcataaaacttttgctagaaagagataggaaatttgatgcaaacaaactcctagctgccatgtaaacatattttgaaagtgttagtaaatttctgactagaaagccttatgttACCGGACCCAAGCCAGTTCAtttcgaattctgaaacggaattcgattcgaatcgtatacgaattccgtttcaaacgcaaaaaCCGGTTCCATGTTAGAACCGACTGGGTAATGTCCAAGTTATGTCAGATTTGAGGGATAATCACTCAGAATAAAAAtcttattaaatttattcaaacttgggaaaattcattcaaactttaccatttactcatttctgagtaggttaaGTTTAGttgaaaactgagtgatttaaAATGAGAGTGTAAGCCAAAATAGTTATTAAGATTTAATGACATACACAcacgttcaaaatcactcagttttcgtcaaaaccgatcttactcagaaatgagtaaagggAGCATCcatcaaatttgagtgaatttcacttAGATTTGGGTGAATATAACTCAGTTTTTGTggaattttgagtgaaattcactcaaatttgacagatACTCCttaactcatttctgagtaggttcggttttgacgacaactgagtgattttgaacgtgcgtgtacacacatgttaaaaattattcaaattttgtcATGTCCAAGCATACTCAGAAATAATTATCTGAAAGTTATATGGAAAACAAAGCCTAATAAATCATAGATTTGAAACCTGAGCTTCTGAATACTCAGTTATTCCCACTCCGCGTTATAAAAATTGGATGGTCCGGATTCTCCAGCACTCTAAAAAGACTGgattcaaacgactccgactccaactccaactatttccataaaaatgatgaaagttCGTCAACTTCGACTTCTCAAAATTTGCTGACTCATCTAGGACCAGTTAGTTagtcagggggtgtccataaacgacgaaatttcttgccccaccttcctcgagGATCAACTTCTACTCtgattccgactccaactccgactccgattccATTAAGTGGCAGAGTTGACACTTAGAGAAACCaacacaaatttcatataactcaaatttgtcaaaacaaaacaaacttagATACGGttaaatttttctttcaaaaataacaaaatgtatCCCAAAACTCACTTCTGAGTAAGTTTAATTCCAACGAATTCTGAATACCATTGGTTCAACGTCAGCTTCGGCTGCATCAAAAGATGcatcgaaatgtaaacaaaccgaAAGGGAGGGGGGCTTGGCAATCCTATTAACCTATATTGCGTCTGCCGCATGATGGGTCCGGTTCAGGTCCGGTTGGCCACGTTGCGGGCTCGGGAACGCGCGAGGCTGCAGAGTTTGCGTTTCGCTTTCGATGCGTTTCAAACTCAAGGGGTTTGCTGGTTACGGTGGTCTGCTGATAGATTTGGGAAGGaaaaatatgattaaaggttgttcaaactttatacatttaaattaaagaaataaatatAGAAAATTCGTGTTCCAATTTGACAGTAAGGGGGCAATTATCTGTAGAATATTGTAAATTTATCTTTCCATGACaaattaatatgtttttttttttcaataaacaaatATGCTGTAGTATGGAATATTAATTGCCAGCTAAATGAATCAGACGAATTTGACGAATTCAAGTTTGTCAGATGACAACCGAGGGGCTCTTCTCCAAAAAATCTTGTAAATTTGAcgtttaatgaaaattcaaagtttttttttctcgaaatatgcaatttgttgtgatttttagaatttgttgCAAGTCTTTAGATTTTCAAACTCAAGGTAATAAAAGTTTGACAAATTAACAGGGGCTCTTCCTACTACAATCTTGTAATGTTGACTATTCATGATGTgttttttgagcaattttgaaGCAGTTTCAATTGAAACATTTTATGAACTTTCGACAAATCCCGCAACACCCAATCTGACAGCCGAGGGGTCCAACACCACTTTCGATTTCGTTCCATCTGTATTCCGCGTGCAGTTTGCACCTTCTCAACCCTTTTTTTCTCAACATTTCTTTCCCTCAATGTCCACCACGTACAAGATCATCCGACGACGACGTGAAATCTGGCGTCCACTTCCCACTCAGTGcgttccgtttgaattccgtttagaattccgcttgagcgaaaaaagttcgattcgaattctaaacagtgttcgttttagaatctaaaacgcattccgtttcaaacgcaacaaccggttccgtttgagttttcgccgcaaatcggtttaagcggaattcaaacggaatTGAATCCGAATGGACGGATAAGATTTGacagcttcttcttcttcttgtttttctttctttttgattttctttttgttgaaattagATCGAAATTTAACACTGATTGAACCGTTTTGGCCTATTTAGgcaatttttattaatatttaaaaattaaacaagaaaaacactcCCCACCATGAATCCCTAGGtttttaattacataaatttgtAAGTTTCACAATATATTAATAACACTTAAAGGTCTAGACAGCACCTCTGAGGTGTCGGTCTTGTTATCGTCTTCTTCGGACTTCTTGGCAGTATTGACCTCGTCGCGCTTCTTGGCGGCTTCGGTCACTTTCTTGGCCTCCTTCTTTGCGACCTTCTTGGCAGCCTTGATTGTCCTCCTCCGGAACCGACCAACCTGCGCGAGTCACGTATCGACGACAGTCGGGACCGGCGACGAATATGCTGCTGGCGACGGCACAGGGTCAGAACCTTCAGGAACTCGGCTATGACCTCCTTGCGCTCCTGCACCACCGGCGTGATGAGATGCTGGATCTTGGGCGCCTTCAACTTGGTCTTCTTGCCGTCCATCTCTGGCAGTGGGCGCTTCACCACAAACCGGTGGACGTCGTCCTCTTTGGACAGGATGCACAGTTTGCGGTTGTTGGTTGCTCGCTTCGATTCAAGACGACGCGGCACGCTCGTATCGGAAGGCACAACGCGACCGACAGCAAAAGTGGCCCTTCTTCAGCAGCAGACGGACACGCGGGTTGGTCAGCACGCCTTGCTTGTCGTTGACATCGGCAATCTTGAAGACGTATAACTTCTATTCATCGCCCAGATGATCGGCACCGACTTCCACACCTATGCGCTTGTCGTAAAAGTGGCGCAGAATGGGGTCATCTATGATCTCGATGGGTTTCTAGGCCCCCGTAGTTATTCCGGCGCCTTCTCTTCCTTAGCCGGCTTATTCACGGGCCCTGAAAGAGATAAATATATTACTTTTCTAGTCCAATTATCAAACTAATACAATTCTTACCCGTCCTTATTATATCGCATCATTCAGCGATGTCGAGGCCTTGACATCAATCGGAAGAATCTGATCGCAACCCCGGCACTAGACGGCACAACAAGACGCCCATCGCAATCAGCAATCCGGAATGTGGTACTGCGCCACCGATCGACACTTCCTTCTCTTGCCATCTTCCGCTGATCGACGCATCTCCAGTCGTTCGGCATAGCACAGGCGGCCGCGGCACAGTAAACAAAGCGCATGTCGTGCTCGTTGCCGTCGATCGTGGCACTGAAACTTCCGTCCGGTCGCTAAACCGCGGCCACTCCGTCGATGATGGCGAGGGCCACCAACATCGTAATGCCGGCGTACTTGATGGCCTGAGGACCCCAGACCGCAGCACTCCGGCGGAAGTTCACCACctgctgcgaaaaaaaaaatgaaagaagtcTTCAGATTAATCCAAATTAATCCAAAGAATCAAAGGCCTACTTGGCcagcaaaatttttaaaacgcgAACAAAATATTTACTTGGCGCGATTTCCTCCGCGGGGACTTCGACTGCTGCGTCCATCACGAGACTTGCTGGCACTTTGTCGGCACtcgaaaaaaatcctgattgaGCAAGTTTGGCATTTGCTTCAGCAGGCAACACTCACACGCTTAAAGAAAAACCACTTCGGCGAAACGCGGCGAAATGTCATCGAGGTTCCGCCGTACACCAGCAGGTGTCGCCCTTGTGCAAAAAATGCTCAAACGGAATCGAAACGGAACCCAATCAGACAATCtgtttaaaatatttcgaaCCAATTTTCGAAGCGGAATTCGAAGCGGAATGAACCCGTCAAGCGGAGAACGATTTGATTGGGTTGTTTCGCTCGCAACTCTCTTTGACATTCTTCTCGAGGGGTCCATCGCACGTCCGGGGGAATTTTCCCTTTCCGTCACGTTTCGGGGGACCTTACACTAATAAGGCGTTCGTGTGTTTGGTGAGAATTATTTGCCGTCGGAACGCGAAGGGAATATGGAAAGTTCGAACCTGGTCCGATGCCGCCGGTGGCATCGATATGGGATTTTTGAGAGGGCTAGGGCGGAATCAGGGGTAATTGAATGGtcaatatttggaatttttgagtGGGGGCCCTTTCGAATGATGTTGATCGTTATCATTTGATGTCAGTCAAACAGGTttgatttatctttttttttgggttattagCCCATGCAGCAATGTTGACTTTGACTCAAAAGTAGTTGAAGCATATTTAGCGTGGATTTTGACAGCTCAAagggaaattttgtttttaacattattttatgCATCAAAAAGCGTAAGTTTCGACACATTTCGTCGTTCACCCTCCAATTTGTCTCTTCGTAGTCTGCTACTGACCCCCGAGGGCATCCTCTTTTGACGGTTCAAGCGGAATGCCTTCCGCTGTGGAGGTGCCTTTTATACGCGGTCGTAATGACGACGATGattataattattaaattaaacattttctcAGGTTTGCGTCTGGGCGGCATCGCCCAGCTCGAAGAATTCTTCACTGTGAAATCGAAGGAAGTCAAAAAGGGCTAAAATTTGgtgaattttgacagtttgcaaatgtttgacagttgtccTTATGTCacaatcaaaacaataaatttttcgTCGAAATTTCAGATTTGACAGATTTTTACACCCAAAGTAAATCAGAATAAAATTATAGTTTACTTTGACAGTAGAGTTGACAAACAGTACACGCTCAAATGAAAAACGTGACAATTTgcttatttcaacaaaaaaatctcacTGTTCTGCTTAACTTTTgtccaaaaacaaaaagtgaCCTCCCTGGGTGCGGTCAATTGTGGTCATTAATTTGCCGCAccgattttgtttaaaatgttcCTCCAGTAGCTCATTCTCCTCCCTTCTGGGCACCCCTTAAACACCAGTTTAAGGGCTAATGGCCGCAACTTAGCGCAAATTTCTCCCGCCACCAACTTTCGTCAAACAAGTCAAGGTGTATTCACTTGGCAGGGTGTCATCGTTTCGCGAAAAATTTCCCGTGCTTCTCTGTCTCAGAAATTGCTGTCACGCACCGAGATGGAAAGCTCCTCCCGGAATGACATGCATTGAGGGCGTCTTCCCGCCGCCAGTGACCGCGCGCGCGCCACCTGAATTAGCAATAAAGTTCATGGCGCTGGCgaaaacgaaaagaaatttCGCACCAAACTCCGCGGTTGTCAACGGTGGCCGGCGTCCAGCGGAGATGTCGCGAGGAAgatgttttcttcaaataaacACGGGGAATGTGGCTTTGAATGCACTTTTGGTCAACTGAACCTAGGGGAAATCGGAAATGATTAACCCATGCAGCAAAAATCGTTGTTTGAACTCAAAAATTGAGTAAACACTTCTAAGCGTGTTTTCGAGCTATCAACAGTACACGATCATTGCAACCGACTCAACGCGAGTTAGTTTTTAGGTGCAACAACTGTCAAACGACCCTGCCAACAATTGAGCAAAGATCGCACGTGTCGTTTCACGCCGGAGAAATTTGCAAATGATTTCGTGATGATGGCGACGGCGGCGGCGTTGACACTCCCTAGCGCGGTCAAATTCCGTTTCCGCGGAAGTGGAAGAGCCCAGACAGGTGTGTAAAATGAGGTGTTTGACACCTGCCCGTTTGTTGTCGGCGTCGGGGGAAATTTCAGACACACTTGAACTAATCACGCCaaggtgtgtttgtgtgagtgcAGATTTGCATGCCATTGTTGTTAACCTAGACAGCGAAAAGGTGTGAACTGGGGCTAATTGAAAGGCTGATTGGTTCATTTTTGGGTTCAAAGGTAGAAAATGTGCTGCAAAACTGATGAGCGTGCAAAACGTCAAAAAGGTTCGTACACtcgcaaattaaaaaacatcAGATTTTACTACTTTCTCGAGAATATATGTAGCAAATTTCAGATTTAGGTAAAGTTCGCTAAAATCCGATTCAATTTCACTCATTTCATTTGAATATTGCATGACATTTACTACTGACTCACATTTGCATCACTTACCAACTGCTTTCTTAGTTAAATCTGTCAAAAGGTTGACCAACAATCGTGCAAAACGttaagtttgtttattttaagttgTCAAATATTACACTCAAATCTAAAACATCATCAAACTCACTTCTGAAAGAATGAGGCAAATTTCAGAACTCAGTTAATTTCGCTAAAATCTAGGAGAATATATTCATATATGGAGTGGAATTTATTCAAATCTGGAATTTGCCTCACTTACTCGTTCTTGAGTTAGCTCAGTTTAAGAAGAAATCTTAGTGATTTAAGATGTGCGTGTATGTTCTTAATCTGTCAAAAGCGTCTAAAGATTAAAGGTTACCCAGGCAGTTCAattcgaattctgaaacggaattctaCTCTTATCTAGATAACTTTTTGACCTACACAGtgggccaaattttaaatttttcaggttagaatttttgttttgtttgtttttgttttctagttttgtttttttattaaatgattttttcttttaaaaaaagatcgggtattttaaataaaaaactattgaaaactAATGGGAAATTTTAAGTACTATCTGTATCTTGGTTGATGTAGCCTAATATGTTTTAAACGCAACGTTAGgcaaaattcttcatttgaaaatttttggacTCTAAATAGTATTTCGATTAGTAAATTCAAATTAGCTAGCTTTTTGTATGATTGGcagagtgagtgaatgagtgaaaGAGTATGTAAATACTAATAAACAAATTGGTTACAGCGTTTTACGGTGGCCTTGCGATCGATTTAAAGCAAATTTAGTCCGATAGAATCTGATAAGCAACGCGTTTACGTCGGGCCGGTTGTTTTTCTCGTTTGTCGCCGTGTTTTATACATACCAGAGCCGTTTTCCTTGTGATTTTTCTacaatttgaaataatgttttttgtttgtcaagcgtactaaattttaaataaattcaattagtCGTTTCCTTAAAACGCGTCAAAAACATTCTCTTAGTCTTAGCATTATAGCTCAGAAAGCACGATAACGAGTGTTGCTTCCACGCGATTATCAAGTCCTTTTTATAGCTCCGTAGATAATTTGTTATTTACAGATCACTTATCTTATAATTGTTTAGAATTTGAAATCTCGTCTATGATTCACTCGAACTGAATACACTACGCAGAGTTTATGTATATttgtggttttatctttccacagccggctgtctaagattaaaccattttcgTTTAAATTGTTAGCAgataaacgggaattgtctcatcagcagcatccgattgtttgccttgagaataatacatcaccctataaacaaaacatattgacttttgggtcacatcatcatcttctatgatgaatcctgatcATTACCCTTTcctactaacaaaatcccaagtagaagtagtttttccggcacacgtgggggtgtggatatcgtatagaacccacccttggtagcaacctgtgcatactaacattcccgtcccgtcccctcgagatctacaaactgacatggc
This is a stretch of genomic DNA from Culex pipiens pallens isolate TS chromosome 1, TS_CPP_V2, whole genome shotgun sequence. It encodes these proteins:
- the LOC120424702 gene encoding uncharacterized protein LOC120424702, giving the protein MDAAVEVPAEEIAPTGGELPPECCGLGSSGHQVRRHYDVGGPRHHRRSGRGLATGRKFQCHDRRQRARHALCLLCRGRLCYAERLEMRRSAEDGKRRKCRSVAQYHIPDC